GAAGGCTGAGGCCGTGATCCACTGAGTAGCGGAGTGTTCCGCTCAGCACCGACGGGCGTTTGCGCAGAGGACTGGTTCGGACTTCATTGAATGCTGCTTGTATGGTTGTGCTTTTCGGAAGCTTACTAATCAGCAGGTTCCAGTCGCCCTGATCGGCTGCCGAGATAGGCAACAGGCCGATTAGGAGTGAAAGGGCGATGATATGGAATCCAGACTTCACGGGCATAAAAAATCGACACGATGAGAAGTGCTAAGAGCTGAGTCTAGCGAAAATGAACTGGAGTGTTCTACGAGCCAAAGTAGGTTCAATCAGGTGAAAATTGCAGTGGCTACGGGAAATCTACACAAAGCGGAGGAAATTGCTGGGATCGTGAAGCAGGCTGGACGAAACTGGGATGTCGTCACAGCGTCCCAGTGGGGTGGGATGCCCGAAGTGGATGAGAGCGCACCCGATTTTGCGGGAAATGCCCGTTTGAAAGCCGAGGCGCTCCGATCGAAGATTGTCGCTAAGGATGTCTGGGTGCTGGCTGACGACAGTGGCTTATGTGTCGACGTCATCCAAGGCGCCCCAGGTGTCCACACCGCCCGTTATGCCGGTCTAGGGGCCAGCGATGCCGAGAATATGACGAAGTTGTTAAATGTCCTGGACGGGATTGGGGTAGCGGATCGGGCTGCAGCGTTCGTGTGTCACTTGTGCATGCTGGGGCAAGATGGGCTTTGTTTCGAAGCACAGGGTGAGGTGCCTGGGCACATCGCCGAAGCAGCAAGAGG
Above is a genomic segment from Opitutales bacterium containing:
- the rdgB gene encoding RdgB/HAM1 family non-canonical purine NTP pyrophosphatase — encoded protein: MKIAVATGNLHKAEEIAGIVKQAGRNWDVVTASQWGGMPEVDESAPDFAGNARLKAEALRSKIVAKDVWVLADDSGLCVDVIQGAPGVHTARYAGLGASDAENMTKLLNVLDGIGVADRAAAFVCHLCMLGQDGLCFEAQGEVPGHIAEAARGTQGFGYDPIFIPDGFDETFAELGEETKSNLSHRAHAVRMLLRVVTGQEGQA